The Primulina eburnea isolate SZY01 chromosome 8, ASM2296580v1, whole genome shotgun sequence genome contains a region encoding:
- the LOC140837821 gene encoding putative germin-like protein 2-1: MYVLSLVDGNLLVTFCFCMVAVMVNGFACKDPKAVQVTDFFLAGLHMPGNTSNPVGSQVKPVNVSQIPGLNTLGISLARIDFAPWGVNPQHMHPRATEILTVIEGSLEVGFITSNLENRLITKVLQKGDVFVFPVNLVHFQRNTGSCNAVAIVALSSQNPGVITIANAVFGSNPDIANDLLAKSFQTDTKTIDWLQSKF; this comes from the coding sequence ATGTACGTACTAAGTCTGGTAGACGGCAATTTGTTGGTTACTTTTTGTTTTTGCATGGTGGCAGTTATGGTGAATGGGTTTGCATGCAAGGATCCCAAGGCcgtgcaggtaactgatttctTCTTGGCCGGCTTGCACATGCCAGGAAATACTTCTAACCCTGTCGGATCACAAGTTAAACCCGTAAATGTCTCCCAAATTCCAGGACTCAACACTCTAGGAATCTCCCTGGCACGTATTGATTTTGCTCCATGGGGAGTCAACCCCCAACACATGCACCCTAGAGCCACTGAAATTCTGACGGTGATTGAAGGCAGTCTTGAGGTGGGATTCATTACATCTAACCTGGAAAATCGTCTGATTACCAAAGTACTTCAAAAGGGTGATGTGTTTGTTTTCCCGGTGAATCTAGTCCACTTTCAAAGGAATACTGGATCTTGTAATGCAGTTGCCATCGTAGCTTTAAGCAGCCAAAATCCCGGAGTCATCACCATCGCAAATGCAGTCTTTGGCTCGAACCCAGATATTGCCAATGATCTTCTGGCCAAGTCATTCCAAACCGACACTAAGACAATTGATTGGCTACAATCCAAGTTTTAG
- the LOC140838657 gene encoding putative germin-like protein 2-1 produces MASRFVLLVLVVATCSIAFASDPSPLQDFCVADPSGPVLVNGFACKDSNIVQASDFFFAGLHLPGNTSNPVGSKVTPVTVAQIPGLNTLGISLARIDFAPWGINPPHTHPRATEILTVIEGSLEVGFVTSNPENNLTRKVLQKGDVFVFPKGLVHFQRNVGYGNAVAIVGLSSQNPGVITIGNAVFGSKPAIANDLLAKSFQVDTKTVDWIQSKF; encoded by the exons ATGGCGTCCCGTTTCGTTTTGTTGGTGCTCGTAGTCGCTACATGTTCGATTGCTTTCGCGTCTGATCCCAGCCCACTTCAAGATTTCTGTGTCGCTGATCCGAGCGGCCCTG TGCTGGTGAATGGTTTTGCATGCAAGGACTCGAATATTGTCCAAGCAAGCGATTTCTTCTTCGCCGGCCTTCATTTACCAGGCAACACATCGAATCCCGTGGGTTCAAAAGTGACACCAGTCACCGTGGCTCAAATTCCAGGCCTGAACACACTTGGAATTTCCTTGGCAAGGATTGATTTTGCACCCTGGGGGATAAACCCTCCGCACACTCACCCTCGGGCAACTGAGATTCTGACAGTTATCGAAGGTAGTCTTGAGGTGGGATTCGTGACCTCAAACCCGGAAAATAATCTCACCCGAAAAGTACTGCAGAAAGGAGACGTGTTTGTGTTCCCGAAAGGCCTCGTCCACTTCCAAAGAAACGTTGGATATGGTAATGCTGTTGCCATTGTAGGTCTCAGTAGCCAAAATCCAGGGGTCATCACCATTGGTAATGCAGTTTTCGGATCGAAGCCTGCTATTGCGAATGATCTTCTCGCAAAATCATTCCAGGTTGACACTAAAACAGTCGATTGGATTCAGTCCAAGTTCTGA
- the LOC140838659 gene encoding protein POLLENLESS 3-like — MPTNSSVDQYTSYYSSQPRGFLTPPPTWKTRRSSPVLPGSEKKPRRSPQGTSDLFHVFHKVPSGDSPYGRAKHVQLVDKDPSRAVSMFWAAINSGDRVDSALKDMAVVMKQLDRSDEAVEAIKSFRHLCPLESQESLDNILVELYKKSGRIEEEIEMLKLKLKQIEDGTAFGGQRTKIARTQGKKFQITVEKDYSRLLGNLAWAYMQLKDYKSAEELYRKALSIQPDKNKQCNLAMCLMSMNKLTEAKFLLQATETSFDSGPMDESFAKSYERASQMLVELEAKGVLEPVKQTDICLSFKNMNLGAFTKFPDEKRSDFDRKTKHGWYNVSRQEADCVLRPVYGSPFYNGKIPKVPFTQPRRCSLSSNKGNQRNAKANNGAFCRKLSFFEKSAETETELALTYDEEKLKNFQLKPDAKEIFDECLKEVENSTPEVILKGCENSPENLKSERKKSWADMVEEEEQASESWKIDFPKIYSGNYFPESLSSYRTPGKMSVGSVNKGLNDENMNSNVIPRTPISMEGSIEHGRETFTQPEKLLRPSLCYFDQHQNPFTTKNRSASPLPLKSFNFEGKGLVSSDDLSSTTTSINRRNRLQVFQDITHVPVSPGT; from the exons ATGCCGACTAACAGTAGTGTTGATCAGTACACCAGTTACTACAGTTCTCAACCTAGAGGATTCTTGACGCCGCCACCAACATGGAAGACCAGGCGGAGTTCTCCAGTGCTTCCAGGATCGGAGAAGAAGCCGAGAAGGTCACCCCAGGGGACATCTGATCTTTTTCATGTCTTTCACAAAGTTCCTTCCGGCGACTCTCCATACGGTAGAGCCAAGCATGTCCAG CTGGTGGACAAGGACCCAAGCAGGGCTGTTTCCATGTTTTGGGCTGCTATTAATTCTGGAGATCGAGTTGATAGTGCTCTGAAAGACATGGCAGTTGTAATGAAACAATTGGATAGGTCAGATGAGGCGGTTGAGGCCATTAAGTCGTTTCGTCATCTATGTCCCCTTGAATCTCAGGAATCTCTTGACAACATACTGGTCGAACTCTATAAG AAATCTGGCAGGATTGAGGAAGAGATTGAAATGCTTAAACTAAAATTGAAGCAAATAGAAGATGGAACAGCTTTTGGCGGGCAGAGGACGAAGATTGCAAGAACCCAAGGAAAGAAATTTCAGATCACAGTTGAAAAAGACTATTCTAG ATTGTTGGGGAATTTGGCTTGGGCTTACATGCAGCTGAAAGATTACAAGTCCGCAGAAGAACTTTACAG AAAAGCACTATCTATTCAACCAGATAAGAACAAGCAGTGCAACTTAGCAATGTGTTTGATGAGCATGAACAAGTTAACAGAAGCCAAATTTTTGCTGCAAGCCACAGAAACTTCATTTGACAGTGGGCCTATGGATGAATCCTTTGCGAAGTCTTATGAACGTGCCTCCCAAATGTTGGTTGAGTTGGAGGCAAAGGGTGTTCTTGAACCTGTGAAACAAACGGACATCTGTTTGTCCTTCAAGAATATGAACCTAGGTGCATTTACGAAATTTCCCGACGAAAAAAGGTCCGATTTTGACCGGAAAACGAAGCACGGTTGGTACAATGTGAGCCGACAAGAAGCAGATTGTGTGTTGAGACCGGTGTATGGTTCCCCGTTCTACAACGGAAAAATTCCAAAAGTTCCATTCACACAGCCGAGAAGATGTTCATTGTCCTCCAATAAAGGAAATCAAAGAAATGCAAAGGCTAATAATGGAGCCTTCTGTCGGAAATTATCTTTCTTCGAAAAATCTGCTGAAACTGAAACTGAGCTTGCACTGACATATGATGAAGAAAAACTGAAGAATTTCCAGCTGAAACCTGATGCTAAAGAAATTTTTGACGAATGTCTTAAAGAAGTAGAAAACTCGACACCTGAGGTAATCCTGAAGGGTTGCGAAAATTCTCCAGAGAATTTAAAAAGTGAACGCAAGAAAAGCTGGGCTGATATggttgaagaagaagagcaaGCTTCGGAAAGTTGGAAAATAGATTTTCCAAAGATATATTCAGGCAACTATTTTCCAGAATCTTTGTCATCTTACCGAACTCCAGGCAAGATGTCTGTGGGTTCAGTAAATAAAGGACTTAATGATGAAAACATGAATTCTAACGTGATACCACGGACTCCCATCTCCATGGAAGGATCTATTGAACATGGACGTGAAACTTTTACGCAACCTGAGAAATTATTGAGGCCATCATTGTGTTACTTCGACCAGCATCAGAATCCATTCACAACAAAAAATCGTAGTGCTTCACCATTGCCGTTGAAATCTTTCAACTTTGAAGGCAAAGGTTTAGTTTCATCAGATGATTTATCTTCTACGACAACATCAATTAACCGCAGGAATAGGCTGCAGGTTTTCCAGGATATCACACATGTTCCTGTAAGTCCAGGAACGTGA
- the LOC140838656 gene encoding berberine bridge enzyme-like 21 — protein MEKTPFPLVVIFLFLNFVAFSTADSVYDLFVKCFSENKIPDSEISSIIYSPTNPSFTNILEDYVRNRRFNVSTTPKPNIIVTPTTELHVSTAVLCSKKLGIQLKIRSGGHDYEGLSYVSTQDTFVILDMFSFRTIDVNIADETAWVQSGAQVGELYYRIWEKSKVHAFPAGICPTVGAGGHISGAGYGNLLRKYGLTVDHVIDAKIVDANGRVLDRASMGEDLFWAIRGGGGASFGVILEYKIKLVPVPPVVTVFRLERFQNGTAADSVFQYQQIVEKMDNDLFIRVLLQPITRNKVRSVRATFIGMFLGDSARLVSITDSQFPVLELKQSDCKEMSWIDSVLFWTNFDNTTAPSALLSRVPDSVNFLKRKSDYVKTPISKSGLETIFNKMVDIGKVGLVFNSYGGRMSEIPESDTPFPHRAGNLFKIQYSVSWDEEGEAADKNYIGQIRQLYSFMEPYVSSNPREAYLNYRDLDIGTTDNGKNSYTDGKVYGVKYFKTNFDRLVKIKTRVDPDNVFRNEQSIPTLAVGGRKSKG, from the coding sequence ATGGAGAAAACTCCATTTCCCTTGGTTGTCATCTTCTTGTTTCTCAATTTTGTTGCATTTTCAACTGCAGATTCTGTTTATGATTTGTTTGTTAAGTGCTTTTCGGAAAACAAAATCCCAGATTCGGAAATCTCCAGCATAATATACAGCCCCACCAATCCATCGTTCACAAATATTCTTGAGGATTATGTCAGAAACCGCCGATTTAATGTCTCAACAACCCCGAAACCCAATATAATCGTCACTCCAACGACCGAATTACACGTCAGTACCGCCGTTTTGTGTTCCAAGAAACTGGGCATCCAACTTAAGATCCGGAGTGGCGGCCATGATTATGAGGGTCTTTCGTACGTGTCGACTCAAGATACGTTTGTGATTCTCGACATGTTCAGTTTCAGGACGATTGACGTCAACATCGCTGATGAAACCGCGTGGGTTCAATCCGGTGCGCAGGTTGGGGAACTGTATTACAGGATCTGGGAAAAGAGCAAAGTCCACGCTTTCCCTGCAGGAATTTGTCCCACTGTGGGCGCCGGAGGGCACATCAGTGGCGCGGGATACGGAAACTTGCTGAGGAAATACGGCCTTACGGTTGATCACGTGATCGACGCAAAAATAGTCGATGCCAATGGCAGGGTTCTGGACAGAGCATCCATGGGGGAGGATCTTTTCTGGGCAATCCGTGGCGGCGGAGGGGCCAGTTTTGGAGTTATCTTGGAGTACAAGATAAAACTAGTTCCTGTTCCGCCGGTTGTCACCGTTTTCAGGTTGGAAAGATTCCAGAACGGTACTGCAGCAGACTCTGTTTTTCAATACCAACAAATTGTAGAAAAGATGGACAACGATCTCTTCATCAGAGTGCTGCTACAGCCAATTACCAGGAACAAAGTGAGAAGCGTTCGAGCAACGTTTATCGGGATGTTCTTGGGGGATTCAGCCCGATTAGTATCGATCACGGATTCTCAGTTTCCTGTATTGGAGTTGAAACAATCCGATTGTAAGGAAATGTCCTGGATCGATTCAGTCCTATTCTGGACCAATTTCGACAATACCACAGCCCCCAGTGCGTTACTCAGCAGAGTCCCTGACTCGGTCAATTTCCTGAAACGTAAATCAGATTACGTGAAAACCCCGATTTCCAAATCCGGGCTCGAAACCATTTTCAATAAAATGGTGGACATCGGCAAAGTCGGCCTGGTTTTCAACTCCTACGGCGGAAGAATGAGCGAAATCCCTGAATCAGACACCCCTTTCCCACACCGAGCAGGAAACTTATTCAAAATCCAATATTCGGTGAGCTGGGACGAAGAAGGTGAAGCGGCAGACAAGAACTACATCGGTCAAATCAGGCAACTGTACAGTTTCATGGAGCCATATGTATCCAGTAATCCCCGAGAAGCTTACCTGAACTACAGAGACTTGGATATCGGCACCACCGACAACGGTAAAAACAGCTACACCGACGGAAAAGTATACGGGGTGAAATATTTCAAGACAAACTTCGACAGATTAGTGAAAATCAAGACTCGGGTGGACCCTGACAACGTTTTCAGGAACGAACAGAGCATACCTACGCTGGCCGTTGGAGGAAGAAAATCAAAaggctga